A genomic region of Catalinimonas niigatensis contains the following coding sequences:
- a CDS encoding GNAT family N-acetyltransferase — MSIQLSERRDISQSLIIDLYRAHAWSAADKPDALYQGLMHSHSLITAWEDDDLVGLGNAISDGHLVVYYPHLLVHPEHQGKGIGRMIMKRMAEKYRNFHMQMLTADGKAIAFYQKCGFVHAGNTQPMWIYQGKEHE; from the coding sequence ATGTCTATCCAGCTTTCCGAACGCAGGGATATTTCCCAAAGCTTAATCATTGATTTGTACCGGGCCCACGCATGGTCTGCTGCCGATAAACCGGATGCTTTATACCAGGGACTGATGCATTCGCATAGCCTGATCACTGCCTGGGAAGATGATGATTTAGTTGGGCTTGGCAACGCCATCTCTGACGGACATCTGGTAGTCTATTATCCGCATCTGCTGGTGCATCCTGAACATCAGGGCAAAGGTATTGGCCGGATGATCATGAAGCGCATGGCAGAAAAATACCGAAACTTTCATATGCAGATGCTTACTGCCGATGGCAAAGCCATTGCGTTTTACCAAAAGTGTGGATTTGTACACGCAGGCAATACCCAGCCCATGTGGATTTATCAGGGAAAGGAACATGAATGA
- a CDS encoding carboxymuconolactone decarboxylase family protein, with protein sequence MKQVKQMEKRIQIDAIEPEAYQSLVALEQYLQKSQLSRTHKELIKIRASQINACAFCIDMHTKDALKYGESPQRIFLLDAWRETALFTEEERILLQITEEVTLIHQGGLSEQTYTKALETFGEHVLSQIIMAIIAINGWNRIAISTHKPLPA encoded by the coding sequence ATGAAACAAGTGAAACAGATGGAAAAGAGAATTCAAATTGACGCCATAGAGCCCGAAGCCTACCAATCATTGGTTGCTTTGGAGCAATACCTCCAAAAGAGCCAGTTGAGCAGAACGCATAAAGAACTGATCAAAATCAGAGCTTCACAGATCAATGCATGTGCGTTTTGTATTGATATGCATACCAAAGATGCCCTGAAATATGGGGAAAGTCCGCAGCGCATATTTTTACTGGATGCCTGGAGAGAAACTGCGCTTTTTACCGAAGAGGAAAGAATATTGTTACAGATCACCGAGGAAGTAACCCTGATCCATCAGGGAGGATTGTCAGAACAAACGTATACGAAAGCCCTGGAAACTTTTGGGGAACATGTTTTGTCTCAGATCATCATGGCGATTATTGCCATCAATGGCTGGAACAGAATCGCTATTAGTACCCACAAACCTTTGCCAGCATAA
- a CDS encoding Dabb family protein, whose amino-acid sequence MKKISIALSLILALTASSFIIHMQQQEETLKHVVVFKYKENASKADIKKVTDAFRALQDKIPGITDFEYGINNSPEGKNMGFTHVYTLTFENAAARDTYLPHPEHKKFGELLGTLGVLEDAFVVDYHPAE is encoded by the coding sequence ATGAAAAAGATTTCAATCGCCCTTTCACTCATTCTGGCCCTGACTGCCAGCTCATTTATCATTCATATGCAACAACAAGAAGAAACCCTAAAACATGTGGTGGTTTTCAAATACAAGGAAAACGCATCCAAAGCAGATATCAAAAAAGTTACTGATGCTTTCCGTGCACTACAGGACAAGATTCCCGGCATTACTGATTTTGAATACGGTATCAACAACAGCCCTGAAGGTAAGAATATGGGCTTTACCCATGTCTATACGCTTACTTTTGAAAATGCTGCTGCCCGTGACACTTATCTTCCTCATCCTGAACACAAGAAGTTCGGCGAACTCTTAGGTACTCTCGGAGTGCTGGAAGATGCTTTCGTGGTAGACTATCATCCTGCCGAATAA
- a CDS encoding nucleoside hydrolase — protein sequence MNNSQVKKKVFLDHDGGVDDLLALLLVLSMEEVELIGVSVTPADCYAEYAAESSRKFIELMLAKPVPVAISKARGRNAFPEVWRAQPQIINAFPQLLNMKSLRSPLSELEASDFIIEKLLNSAEPVSYLLTGPCTTLVTALKKEPKIKEKISEIIWMAGAVHVHGNVRTYTHNGNAEWNVYWDAESAQWLIEQNLPLTIVPLDATNHVPVTFDFLKKMAAQNEFEVSQLASLCWAITVNTIPGYDYLYHMWDVLAVAYVTRADIFSSQQIELEIAQHLPNEGETYTQAGSGSWVNVVTDVEKDLFYDYLLKQSRKNFIRV from the coding sequence ATGAACAATTCTCAGGTGAAAAAAAAAGTATTTCTGGATCATGACGGAGGGGTAGACGATCTTCTGGCACTTTTGCTGGTGCTGTCTATGGAAGAGGTAGAACTTATCGGGGTGAGCGTCACCCCTGCCGACTGTTATGCAGAGTATGCAGCTGAATCTTCGCGTAAGTTTATAGAGCTGATGCTGGCCAAACCTGTGCCTGTTGCCATCAGCAAAGCCAGAGGAAGGAATGCTTTTCCTGAAGTATGGCGGGCGCAGCCACAAATCATCAATGCTTTTCCTCAGCTGCTGAATATGAAAAGTCTGCGTTCTCCGCTAAGCGAACTGGAAGCCAGTGACTTTATCATTGAGAAGTTGCTAAATAGTGCGGAGCCAGTATCTTATCTGCTGACCGGTCCCTGTACCACGCTGGTCACTGCGCTTAAGAAAGAACCAAAGATCAAAGAAAAAATCAGTGAGATCATCTGGATGGCTGGAGCGGTGCATGTGCATGGCAATGTGCGGACCTACACCCACAACGGAAATGCCGAGTGGAATGTGTACTGGGATGCTGAGTCAGCCCAATGGCTGATAGAACAAAATCTGCCCCTCACCATCGTTCCGCTGGATGCAACCAATCATGTGCCGGTGACCTTTGATTTTCTGAAAAAAATGGCAGCACAAAATGAGTTTGAAGTGTCGCAACTGGCATCGCTTTGCTGGGCCATCACCGTCAACACCATTCCCGGCTATGATTACCTGTATCATATGTGGGATGTGCTGGCTGTAGCCTATGTAACGAGGGCTGATATCTTCAGCTCTCAACAAATAGAACTGGAAATTGCCCAGCACCTGCCCAACGAAGGTGAGACTTACACACAGGCTGGTTCAGGAAGCTGGGTCAATGTAGTGACTGATGTAGAAAAAGATCTTTTTTATGATTATCTGCTAAAACAATCCAGGAAAAACTTTATCAGAGTTTAG
- a CDS encoding HAD-IA family hydrolase, with the protein MQQKTTLLFDFDGTIADSLHRLLEISNGLADEFGFMKVEHQDIAYFRTKSTLETFRKLKVPLLKVPLIAARVKKEFQREVHLSQPFPQMAQIIPKLSQHFTLGILTSNTETNVKQFLDVHQLSFFNFIYSSSNLFGKSRGIKRIMREKKISQEEMVYIGDEMRDIEAAKTSGIDIIAVSWGAHNAKALASLRPSYLIHHPNELLELFLI; encoded by the coding sequence ATGCAACAAAAAACCACCCTTCTCTTTGACTTTGATGGTACCATTGCTGACTCGCTGCACCGCCTGTTGGAAATAAGTAATGGCCTGGCCGATGAATTCGGATTCATGAAAGTAGAGCACCAAGACATTGCCTATTTCAGAACAAAATCCACGCTGGAGACTTTCCGTAAGCTTAAAGTACCCCTTCTCAAAGTCCCTCTCATTGCAGCAAGAGTCAAAAAAGAGTTTCAGCGGGAAGTACATTTATCTCAACCGTTTCCCCAAATGGCACAGATCATTCCTAAGCTGAGCCAGCACTTTACGCTAGGAATACTCACTTCCAATACTGAAACCAATGTCAAGCAGTTTCTGGACGTGCACCAACTCTCTTTTTTTAATTTTATTTATTCATCCAGCAATCTTTTTGGCAAAAGCCGGGGAATCAAAAGGATTATGCGGGAAAAAAAAATCAGCCAGGAAGAGATGGTTTATATTGGCGATGAGATGCGTGACATTGAAGCCGCCAAAACGTCCGGTATTGACATCATTGCGGTAAGTTGGGGGGCACATAATGCGAAAGCCCTAGCATCGCTAAGGCCTTCATATCTTATCCATCATCCAAATGAGCTGCTGGAGCTCTTTCTGATCTAG
- a CDS encoding CPBP family intramembrane glutamic endopeptidase: MQLSSEDYHKAFRRWVSPGWFFALILLLILSIVRFILVLQANMLYGNYQFISYLFMAMVILPFLLLNRRGRKKIGIKRIERWKGIGWGMIFGIMSCALIFVVMYGLFGKTENHAFTYIARTFQGLPEMMDAQTRLIYFFIFAGISMFFSPLGEELFYRGFIHESFAVTLGHSKASLLDSLAFSLVHLAHFGIVYLDGQWQLLFWPSVIWMVGLFGSCLLFNRARVLSGSILGAIVAHACFNLTMTYFIFYHILI, from the coding sequence ATGCAGCTGTCATCGGAAGATTATCACAAAGCATTTCGTAGATGGGTCTCCCCTGGCTGGTTCTTTGCTTTAATATTATTGCTGATTTTGAGTATTGTCAGATTCATTCTGGTCCTTCAGGCCAATATGTTGTATGGTAATTATCAATTCATCTCTTACCTCTTTATGGCAATGGTTATTTTGCCCTTTCTCTTATTGAACAGGAGGGGAAGAAAGAAAATAGGTATCAAAAGAATAGAGCGGTGGAAAGGGATAGGTTGGGGGATGATCTTTGGCATCATGAGTTGTGCACTGATATTTGTAGTGATGTATGGGTTATTTGGTAAAACAGAAAACCATGCGTTCACCTACATCGCCCGCACCTTTCAGGGATTACCCGAGATGATGGATGCTCAGACGCGTCTTATCTATTTCTTCATATTTGCAGGCATCAGCATGTTTTTTAGCCCGCTGGGTGAGGAGCTGTTTTATCGGGGATTCATACACGAAAGTTTTGCCGTAACATTAGGCCATAGCAAAGCCAGTCTATTAGATAGTCTGGCCTTTAGCCTCGTCCATCTGGCTCATTTCGGTATCGTATACCTAGATGGTCAGTGGCAGCTTCTATTCTGGCCTTCTGTAATTTGGATGGTAGGACTATTCGGAAGCTGTCTGTTATTCAATCGTGCCAGGGTGCTGAGTGGTTCAATACTAGGAGCCATTGTTGCACACGCCTGCTTCAATCTAACGATGACCTATTTTATCTTTTACCATATACTGATTTAG
- a CDS encoding DJ-1/PfpI family protein: MKAISLCIFLAIGIFSSCMPEKGEADTEETQSSAKQTRAALRADLPVIGLLMYDGVLTTEVTAPLDVFTKHTEGGEQLFNVVTISQSADPIVSEEGLTMLADYTFDNAPELDVLFVPSAYDMHAQVHNEQIVDFIRSQNQHTDYTVSNCAGAHLIGESGIADGKKIVTWIGGGKELQKNYPNLLVQDDSLVSYVEDGKFLSSNGNLATYISSLELLEKLTDKDHRKFVESYLYLDRLQNWEK; the protein is encoded by the coding sequence ATGAAAGCAATATCTCTTTGTATTTTTTTAGCAATAGGCATCTTTAGCAGTTGCATGCCTGAAAAAGGGGAGGCTGATACAGAAGAAACACAGTCGTCTGCCAAACAGACGCGGGCTGCTTTGAGAGCTGATCTTCCGGTCATTGGCTTGCTGATGTATGATGGAGTGCTCACCACAGAAGTCACTGCCCCTTTGGATGTGTTTACCAAACATACGGAAGGGGGTGAGCAGCTATTCAATGTCGTTACCATTTCCCAGTCAGCTGACCCTATTGTAAGTGAAGAAGGACTGACTATGCTTGCTGATTATACTTTTGATAATGCTCCTGAACTGGATGTGCTCTTTGTGCCCAGTGCTTACGATATGCATGCGCAGGTGCATAATGAACAGATTGTGGATTTTATCCGCTCACAAAACCAGCATACGGATTATACGGTCAGCAATTGCGCAGGCGCGCATTTGATAGGAGAATCCGGTATTGCGGATGGAAAGAAAATTGTCACATGGATTGGGGGAGGGAAGGAACTACAGAAAAATTATCCCAACTTATTGGTACAGGACGATTCATTAGTCAGCTATGTGGAAGATGGTAAGTTCCTCTCTTCTAATGGAAATCTGGCGACCTACATCTCCTCTCTGGAATTGTTGGAAAAGCTGACCGACAAAGACCATAGAAAGTTTGTGGAGTCTTACCTGTACCTTGACAGGCTGCAGAATTGGGAAAAATAA
- a CDS encoding sodium:proton antiporter yields MQCRLIRILGICFLIIFVYYKTSFGAINPSIVQAISTHLSLPQQDEGGAAHESGHEIMDEHLTAPVELVIPFVLLLLMIATGPLFYEHFWHKNYPLIAILLALMVVAFYVFILHNNHSPIHALAEYIQFIALLTSLFIASGGILINIDKKGTPLANVVLLLSGAIIANLIGTTGASMLLIRPYIRLNKQRIRAYHIIFFIFMISNVGGALTPIGDPPLFLGFLRGVPFFWTVSHVILEWLFALLLLAGIFYFLDRRNASTNHIEENHTYTNKLTIIGSRNFFWLAFIITAVFIDPNKFDWVPYISYEGQRFSFLREFIMFSVAFLSYRFASKDALKGNDFRFEPIKEVAFIFIGIFGTMMPALELIGDFAQSEAGAALVTPNTLYWSTGTLSGFLDNAPTYLNFLAAALASQGADVGSTADVLAFAEGAYKDSILHLTTISIAAVFFGAMTYIGNGPNFMVKSIAEQMGIDMPSFFGYIIRFSLPFLLPILFLVWLVFFA; encoded by the coding sequence ATGCAGTGTAGATTGATACGAATCTTAGGGATATGTTTCCTGATCATTTTTGTTTATTATAAAACAAGCTTTGGTGCAATAAATCCTTCCATTGTACAAGCAATTTCCACGCATTTATCTCTCCCACAGCAGGATGAAGGTGGGGCTGCACATGAATCCGGTCACGAAATTATGGATGAGCACCTTACTGCACCAGTAGAGCTGGTTATTCCCTTTGTGCTACTTCTCCTGATGATTGCCACCGGGCCTTTGTTTTACGAACATTTCTGGCACAAAAACTATCCGCTCATCGCCATACTACTAGCCCTCATGGTAGTAGCTTTTTATGTGTTTATCCTACACAACAATCATAGCCCCATCCATGCCCTGGCAGAATACATACAGTTTATTGCTTTGCTGACCTCGCTTTTTATCGCGTCAGGTGGCATTTTGATCAACATTGATAAAAAAGGAACGCCTCTTGCTAATGTGGTACTTTTGCTCAGCGGTGCAATTATCGCTAACCTGATTGGTACAACCGGGGCTTCCATGCTGTTGATCCGCCCTTACATCAGACTCAACAAACAGCGCATCCGGGCATATCATATTATCTTTTTTATTTTCATGATCAGTAATGTGGGAGGAGCCCTGACACCTATCGGCGACCCTCCTTTATTTTTAGGATTTCTGAGAGGTGTGCCCTTCTTCTGGACAGTTTCTCATGTCATACTGGAATGGCTATTTGCCCTGCTCCTGCTGGCTGGCATCTTTTACTTTTTAGATCGGCGGAATGCTTCTACAAATCACATAGAAGAAAATCATACATATACCAACAAATTAACCATCATTGGCAGCAGAAATTTCTTCTGGCTGGCCTTCATCATCACTGCCGTCTTTATTGACCCCAATAAGTTTGATTGGGTGCCCTATATTTCCTACGAAGGTCAGCGTTTCTCTTTTCTCAGAGAGTTCATCATGTTTTCTGTAGCTTTTTTATCCTATCGTTTTGCCAGTAAAGATGCGCTCAAAGGCAATGATTTCAGATTTGAACCAATCAAAGAAGTGGCCTTTATTTTTATTGGGATCTTTGGTACCATGATGCCTGCACTGGAACTGATCGGTGACTTTGCCCAATCTGAAGCAGGTGCTGCACTGGTTACTCCAAATACCCTTTACTGGAGCACAGGTACCTTATCAGGGTTTCTGGATAATGCTCCTACTTATCTCAACTTTCTTGCGGCTGCCCTGGCCTCTCAGGGAGCTGATGTGGGTAGTACTGCCGATGTATTGGCATTTGCAGAGGGAGCCTATAAAGACAGCATTTTACATTTGACTACTATCTCTATCGCTGCTGTATTTTTTGGTGCTATGACCTACATAGGCAACGGTCCGAACTTTATGGTAAAGTCTATTGCCGAACAGATGGGTATTGACATGCCTTCTTTTTTTGGTTACATCATTCGCTTCTCTTTGCCTTTCCTCTTGCCCATACTATTCCTGGTGTGGCTTGTCTTTTTCGCATGA
- a CDS encoding MOSC domain-containing protein — translation MRKAGITIKDLFNTLPQVGEVRWISIRPKRQSMPVEKESVLADASHGLEGDHYGGGANGKRQVTLINEEHLKSVASFLGKESLNPALLRRNIMVKGINLMALKDQQFQIGEAILKMTGLCQPCSRMEENLGEGGYNAMRGHGGITAKIIKSGLIKIGDHVKLISS, via the coding sequence ATGCGCAAAGCAGGAATTACCATCAAAGACTTATTCAATACCTTGCCTCAGGTAGGTGAAGTGCGGTGGATCAGCATCCGGCCGAAAAGACAAAGTATGCCGGTGGAGAAAGAAAGTGTGCTGGCTGACGCCTCTCACGGCCTAGAAGGCGATCATTATGGTGGTGGAGCCAATGGAAAAAGGCAGGTCACACTGATCAATGAAGAACACCTGAAGTCAGTGGCTTCTTTTCTAGGCAAAGAATCACTTAATCCAGCACTGCTAAGACGCAATATCATGGTCAAAGGCATCAATCTAATGGCGCTTAAAGACCAGCAGTTTCAGATTGGCGAAGCCATATTGAAGATGACCGGGCTCTGTCAACCCTGCTCTCGCATGGAAGAGAATCTGGGTGAAGGAGGATATAATGCCATGCGTGGACACGGGGGCATCACAGCTAAAATTATCAAAAGTGGCCTGATCAAAATAGGAGACCACGTAAAACTCATTAGTTCATAG
- a CDS encoding bile acid:sodium symporter family protein — protein sequence MKNKTLYLVIFGLATVCAEIVIMMLFLGEGENTGLPLTIFFICLALGFRGYEKLRGFSFTVIIFASVTVAMFYPVYFQQINGFDLKKLITPLLQLIMFGMGTAMSVRDFAGVVKMPKGVLVGMLCQFTIMPFVGYGLAHILGVAPEIAAGIILIGSAPSGLASNVMSYLAKANLALSVTLTAVATLMAPLVTPALMAWLAGEFIQISMTSMMWDMMKIVVIPVFAGLVFNHFAHGKFKWLDDAMPAISMFGIAYIITIITAAGRDALLQVGLILIVAGIFHNITGYFLGYWGAKLFKMPERDCRTVALEVGMQNGGLASALANELGKIATVGLAPAIFGPVMNITGSILATFWRGKPLPPEEQQKEANPPLQTETAT from the coding sequence ATGAAAAACAAAACACTATATCTGGTCATATTTGGCCTGGCTACTGTCTGTGCAGAGATAGTCATTATGATGCTGTTTTTAGGCGAAGGAGAAAATACAGGACTCCCGCTTACCATCTTTTTTATTTGTCTGGCGCTTGGCTTCAGAGGCTATGAAAAGCTGAGAGGTTTTTCCTTTACAGTCATCATCTTTGCTTCGGTCACTGTTGCTATGTTTTACCCTGTTTATTTCCAACAGATCAATGGCTTTGACCTGAAGAAGCTCATCACTCCTTTGTTGCAGCTCATCATGTTTGGTATGGGCACTGCCATGAGTGTCCGGGATTTTGCTGGTGTAGTGAAAATGCCCAAAGGCGTGCTGGTGGGTATGCTTTGTCAGTTTACCATCATGCCTTTTGTAGGCTATGGCCTTGCCCATATCCTGGGTGTTGCCCCAGAGATTGCCGCCGGCATCATACTGATAGGCTCAGCACCCAGCGGACTGGCGTCTAATGTGATGTCTTATCTTGCCAAAGCTAATCTGGCATTGTCGGTTACCCTTACAGCAGTGGCTACGCTGATGGCTCCTTTGGTTACTCCTGCCTTAATGGCCTGGCTGGCAGGTGAGTTTATCCAGATAAGCATGACTTCCATGATGTGGGATATGATGAAGATCGTAGTTATCCCTGTATTCGCAGGACTGGTATTCAACCACTTTGCCCACGGCAAATTCAAATGGCTGGACGATGCCATGCCTGCCATCTCTATGTTTGGCATTGCTTATATTATTACCATCATTACTGCTGCCGGACGTGATGCTCTGCTACAGGTGGGATTGATTCTGATCGTAGCCGGAATATTCCACAATATCACAGGTTATTTTCTGGGCTACTGGGGAGCGAAGCTCTTCAAAATGCCTGAGCGCGACTGCCGTACCGTAGCGCTGGAAGTAGGCATGCAAAACGGAGGTTTGGCATCAGCGCTGGCCAATGAGTTGGGTAAAATCGCTACCGTAGGTCTGGCTCCGGCCATCTTTGGACCGGTAATGAACATCACAGGCTCTATACTGGCGACTTTCTGGCGAGGCAAACCCCTTCCCCCGGAAGAACAGCAAAAAGAAGCCAATCCTCCATTACAAACTGAGACAGCAACATAA
- a CDS encoding PIG-L deacetylase family protein: protein MNILFIGAHPDDCEVYGGGTAAHFSKLGHRVKFISVTNGDAGHHVMMGNELVDCRSKESIIASQVLGVSYEIMDNHDGLLEADLRNRSQIIRRIREWEADIVITHRPNDYHPDHRYTSQLVQDAAYMVMVPNIVQSVAPLRKNPLFLYFQDHFQKPYPFRPDIAVSIDETYEHKIRSLDAHSSQFYEWLPWIDGVLDQVPADQEGRINWLKGLWKNHPSDEVKKVLAHWYGAEHASNVQRAEAFEICEYGRKVSEEDIKELFPMLKNSKL, encoded by the coding sequence ATGAACATACTTTTTATAGGCGCACATCCTGATGATTGCGAAGTGTATGGCGGAGGAACGGCAGCACACTTTTCCAAACTGGGCCATCGTGTGAAGTTTATCTCCGTCACCAATGGAGATGCTGGTCATCATGTGATGATGGGTAACGAACTGGTAGACTGCCGCAGCAAAGAGAGCATCATAGCCTCTCAGGTATTGGGTGTCTCTTACGAAATTATGGACAATCATGACGGGCTACTGGAGGCTGACTTACGCAATCGTAGCCAGATCATCCGGAGAATAAGGGAGTGGGAAGCAGATATTGTTATCACCCACCGCCCCAATGACTACCATCCTGACCATCGCTATACCAGTCAGCTGGTGCAGGATGCCGCCTATATGGTGATGGTCCCCAACATCGTACAAAGCGTAGCACCTCTGCGCAAAAACCCGCTTTTCCTTTATTTTCAGGACCATTTCCAGAAGCCCTACCCCTTCCGTCCTGATATTGCAGTCAGTATAGACGAAACTTATGAGCATAAAATCCGCTCACTGGATGCCCATAGCTCTCAGTTCTACGAGTGGCTTCCCTGGATAGATGGTGTACTTGATCAGGTGCCTGCCGATCAGGAAGGCAGAATCAATTGGCTGAAAGGTCTTTGGAAAAATCATCCTTCCGATGAAGTCAAGAAAGTACTTGCGCATTGGTATGGCGCAGAGCATGCCTCCAACGTACAACGGGCCGAAGCTTTTGAAATTTGTGAGTACGGAAGAAAGGTGAGCGAAGAAGATATCAAGGAGCTGTTTCCTATGCTCAAAAATTCTAAACTCTGA
- the msrB gene encoding peptide-methionine (R)-S-oxide reductase MsrB: MKNTVKYLTIALIFVVVACTGNAQNGQAQTGESQSGNNASDEKYIGIWENEMEGDYEYRFSEGEWKKRLGAEEFNVLREAGTERPNSSPLNKIKKPGVFYSAATGQPLFRTEAKFESGTGWPSFYEPINEKAVVLKEDNAYGMTRIEVVDSSSGSHIGHVFPDGPKPTGLRYCMNGDAMLFVAEGETPPALVKEYLEKHPEEKPEI, from the coding sequence ATGAAAAATACAGTAAAATACTTAACAATAGCATTGATATTTGTGGTCGTTGCCTGTACGGGTAATGCACAGAATGGTCAGGCCCAGACTGGAGAGTCACAATCTGGCAACAATGCTTCTGATGAAAAATATATTGGTATATGGGAAAACGAGATGGAAGGAGATTACGAATACCGGTTTTCTGAAGGAGAATGGAAAAAAAGATTAGGTGCTGAAGAATTCAACGTACTTCGCGAAGCAGGTACAGAACGCCCGAATTCCAGCCCGTTGAATAAAATTAAAAAGCCCGGTGTTTTTTATTCTGCGGCTACAGGTCAGCCTCTGTTCAGGACCGAAGCAAAATTTGAGTCAGGTACCGGCTGGCCGAGCTTCTATGAGCCTATCAACGAGAAAGCTGTAGTGCTTAAGGAAGATAACGCCTACGGCATGACACGCATTGAAGTGGTAGACAGCAGCAGCGGTTCGCACATCGGCCATGTGTTTCCTGATGGGCCCAAGCCAACTGGTCTGCGTTACTGTATGAATGGTGACGCCATGCTTTTTGTGGCTGAAGGAGAGACGCCTCCGGCATTGGTAAAAGAATATCTGGAGAAACATCCTGAAGAAAAACCCGAAATCTAG
- a CDS encoding Sec-independent protein translocase subunit TatA/TatB produces the protein MQNVLLFLGGIGGWEVLIIMLVILIFFGANKIPEIAKGLGRGIREFKEATKEIKKEIEEGSHEPTKRPVD, from the coding sequence ATGCAAAATGTATTGTTATTTCTGGGGGGTATTGGCGGATGGGAAGTGTTGATCATCATGCTCGTCATATTGATTTTTTTTGGTGCAAACAAAATTCCTGAGATCGCCAAAGGGTTGGGAAGAGGTATCCGGGAGTTTAAGGAGGCTACCAAAGAGATCAAAAAAGAGATTGAAGAAGGCAGCCATGAACCCACAAAACGTCCGGTGGATTAG
- a CDS encoding 3-keto-disaccharide hydrolase codes for MKTLAIIFSSLLFIYSCTPSQNNEQQAQETADTTATTPQEEEWISLFNGEDLSGWHVKIRGHELDDNYNNTFRVEDGMMKVRYDQYDDFAQQYGHIFYEKPYSHYKFRVEYRFVGEQAPQGEGWAWRNSGIMVHGQSPESMGLEQDFPISIEVQLLGGSEESEDERTTCNLCTPGTNVVMDGELVTQHCINSTSETLRGDQWVTAEVVVMGDSVIHHLVNGDTVLTYQQPQMGGGTVSGHDESVKIDGQLLKEGYISLQSESHPVDFRKIEILPLEE; via the coding sequence ATGAAAACCTTAGCCATCATTTTCAGCAGTCTTTTATTCATTTACAGTTGTACGCCCAGTCAAAATAACGAACAACAAGCGCAGGAAACTGCTGATACAACTGCCACTACCCCACAGGAAGAAGAATGGATATCTCTCTTCAATGGTGAAGATCTCAGTGGCTGGCATGTCAAAATCAGAGGACATGAGCTGGATGACAACTATAATAATACCTTCAGGGTAGAAGATGGGATGATGAAGGTACGCTACGATCAGTACGATGATTTTGCCCAGCAGTACGGTCATATCTTTTACGAGAAACCTTATTCTCACTACAAGTTCAGGGTGGAATATCGCTTTGTCGGCGAGCAGGCTCCCCAGGGTGAAGGCTGGGCCTGGCGCAATAGCGGCATCATGGTGCATGGACAGTCACCCGAAAGCATGGGACTGGAGCAGGACTTTCCTATTTCCATAGAAGTACAGCTATTGGGTGGATCTGAAGAAAGCGAAGATGAACGTACTACCTGTAATTTATGTACACCCGGTACCAATGTAGTGATGGACGGAGAACTGGTTACCCAACATTGTATCAACTCCACTTCTGAGACCCTCAGGGGAGATCAGTGGGTAACAGCCGAAGTAGTGGTCATGGGCGACTCGGTGATTCACCATCTGGTCAATGGCGATACGGTATTGACTTATCAGCAGCCACAAATGGGTGGTGGAACTGTCAGCGGTCATGACGAAAGTGTTAAGATAGACGGGCAACTGCTTAAGGAAGGCTACATTTCACTGCAAAGCGAAAGCCATCCGGTAGACTTCAGGAAGATTGAAATCCTACCGCTGGAGGAATAA